A genomic region of Pseudomonadota bacterium contains the following coding sequences:
- a CDS encoding YebC/PmpR family DNA-binding transcriptional regulator, producing the protein MAGHSQFKNIMYRKGAQDKKRAKLFAKLGRELTVAAKMGGDDPSSNPRLRAAIASARSGNMPKDNMERAIKKGAGGGEGDDFEEIRYEGYGPSGIAIVIEALTDNRNRTASEVRAIFSKHGGSLAETGAVSFLFDHVGEIRYALSEADSDTMFEAALEAGAEDVITNDESHEIICTATELHAISNALETNFGEPQSAKLVWRPQNTVQVDDNDVPKLLNFFEALDDNDDVQTVSANFEIADDVIEKLTA; encoded by the coding sequence ATGGCAGGTCACTCACAATTTAAAAACATCATGTATCGCAAAGGAGCGCAGGATAAAAAACGCGCCAAGCTATTCGCTAAGTTAGGGCGGGAGCTAACAGTTGCAGCAAAAATGGGTGGAGATGATCCATCTTCCAATCCACGTTTACGTGCAGCTATTGCGTCCGCCCGCAGCGGTAACATGCCGAAAGACAACATGGAAAGAGCCATAAAAAAAGGTGCTGGAGGCGGTGAGGGTGATGATTTTGAGGAAATCCGGTATGAAGGCTATGGTCCAAGCGGTATTGCAATTGTTATCGAAGCCCTCACAGATAATCGTAACAGGACTGCATCTGAGGTGCGCGCGATTTTTTCCAAGCATGGAGGGTCACTTGCTGAGACGGGCGCCGTAAGTTTTCTTTTCGACCATGTAGGTGAGATTCGTTACGCGTTGAGTGAAGCAGATTCTGACACCATGTTTGAGGCGGCTCTAGAAGCCGGTGCGGAAGATGTTATTACGAACGATGAAAGCCATGAGATAATTTGCACAGCAACTGAACTACACGCTATTTCAAACGCTTTGGAGACTAATTTTGGTGAGCCACAATCGGCGAAGCTGGTCTGGCGGCCACAAAATACCGTTCAAGTCGATGACAACGATGTGCCAAAGCTGCTCAATTTCTTTGAAGCACTTGATGATAATGATGATGTTCAAACCGTTTCAGCAAATTTTGAAATTGCCGATGATGTCATTGAAAAATTAACAGCATAG
- a CDS encoding TIGR00282 family metallophosphoesterase, with the protein MRVLFLGDIVARSGRAVVSRELPSLRRALKLDFVVANAENAAHGFGITEKICGELFEIGVDVITGGNHSWDKPEIIPYIAQEKRLLRPLNLPAETPGRGMGIYTDGSGRKIKVINIMARLFMELLDDPFSALEGELPLGTPKSAGFEAIIVDVHGEATSEKMALGHVADGHASLVVGTHTHVPTADSHVLVGGTAFQADAGMCGDYDSVIGMQKDGSIANFYRRFPRVRLSPANGEATLCGTFFETDPSTGLASRIEPVRIGGRLQNHIPTL; encoded by the coding sequence ATGAGGGTCTTGTTTTTAGGCGATATCGTAGCTAGAAGCGGTCGCGCCGTGGTTTCGAGAGAGTTGCCTAGTTTAAGGCGTGCCTTAAAACTGGATTTTGTTGTCGCTAATGCAGAAAACGCGGCTCACGGCTTCGGCATAACCGAAAAGATTTGTGGAGAACTTTTCGAAATCGGAGTGGATGTTATAACGGGCGGCAACCACAGTTGGGATAAACCTGAAATCATTCCTTACATTGCACAAGAAAAACGTTTATTGCGCCCATTAAACCTTCCTGCAGAGACGCCTGGTCGAGGGATGGGCATCTATACTGACGGGTCAGGTCGGAAAATCAAGGTCATAAACATTATGGCCCGATTATTTATGGAGCTGCTAGACGATCCCTTCTCGGCTTTAGAGGGCGAACTGCCCTTGGGAACACCAAAATCAGCGGGTTTTGAAGCAATTATTGTCGATGTGCATGGAGAGGCAACCAGTGAAAAAATGGCTCTGGGACACGTTGCTGATGGGCATGCTAGTTTGGTTGTTGGCACGCATACTCATGTGCCGACGGCCGATTCCCATGTTTTAGTAGGTGGTACGGCATTTCAAGCTGATGCGGGGATGTGCGGTGACTATGATTCTGTAATTGGCATGCAAAAAGATGGTTCAATAGCCAATTTTTATCGAAGATTCCCGAGAGTTCGATTATCTCCAGCGAATGGGGAGGCCACCTTGTGCGGAACTTTCTTTGAGACTGATCCATCCACCGGACTTGCTTCTCGCATAGAACCCGTCCGAATTGGAGGTAGATTGCAAAACCATATACCTACTCTTTGA
- a CDS encoding 5-formyltetrahydrofolate cyclo-ligase, with amino-acid sequence MIDVAAQKIRIRAYSKKKRALLSASATSAAADLAENFMEALTIIGDGSIAGYWPISTEFDVKPLLQKLSCAGIAVSLPAVISDQKRLVFQGWSENMQLVKGPYGTLQPAGSSALIAPDILMIPLLAFDSAGGRLGYGGGYYDRTLAELRKEKKVTAVGIAYAGQEINEVPTCSSDQRLDWIVTEANNRKVRV; translated from the coding sequence ATGATCGATGTAGCGGCTCAGAAAATCCGAATAAGGGCTTATTCAAAGAAAAAAAGAGCTCTGTTATCAGCCAGTGCCACCAGCGCTGCCGCGGACCTTGCAGAAAATTTCATGGAGGCGTTGACTATCATTGGCGATGGTAGCATTGCGGGTTATTGGCCAATTTCTACTGAATTTGATGTTAAGCCTCTTTTGCAAAAATTATCGTGTGCTGGGATCGCAGTTTCATTGCCAGCTGTTATTTCCGACCAAAAGAGGCTTGTGTTTCAAGGCTGGTCAGAAAATATGCAATTAGTAAAGGGCCCATACGGCACCCTGCAACCTGCTGGAAGCTCCGCTCTTATTGCGCCAGATATATTGATGATACCGCTTCTAGCGTTCGATTCTGCAGGAGGGCGATTGGGTTACGGGGGTGGTTATTATGATCGTACGCTCGCGGAGCTTCGAAAAGAAAAAAAAGTCACAGCTGTTGGGATAGCTTATGCTGGCCAAGAGATAAACGAAGTTCCGACATGTTCAAGTGATCAAAGGCTTGATTGGATAGTAACTGAGGCTAACAATAGAAAAGTAAGGGTCTAG
- a CDS encoding cell division protein ZapA, producing MSDLSITINGRKYVIACEDGQEEHLARLAEYIDKRVIEIAGSVGQVGENRLLLMASLLVADELGDAYAALSAERGEADVDLLTRLEGQQTPSGEDIKTIDSLELCLERIEALASKLEDTEV from the coding sequence ATGAGTGATTTATCGATCACGATTAATGGCAGAAAGTACGTTATTGCCTGTGAAGATGGCCAAGAGGAGCATTTAGCTCGCCTGGCTGAATATATCGATAAGCGTGTGATTGAGATTGCGGGGTCAGTAGGTCAGGTAGGTGAGAATAGGTTGCTTTTGATGGCAAGTTTGTTAGTTGCTGATGAACTGGGTGATGCATACGCCGCGCTATCAGCCGAACGAGGAGAGGCAGATGTTGACCTGCTCACCAGACTCGAGGGGCAGCAAACACCCTCTGGTGAGGATATAAAAACAATTGATTCTTTGGAATTATGTTTAGAGCGTATTGAAGCTCTTGCTAGCAAGCTCGAAGATACCGAGGTATAG
- the tkt gene encoding transketolase has product MTDNLAINEAEPSHTEMANAIRVLSMDAVQAANSGHPGAPMGMADIATVLFTRFLKFDPSNPDWADRDRFVLSNGHASMLLYSLLHLTGYEDMGVDQLRTFRQLGSRTAGHPEFGHAAGVETTTGPLGQGIANAVGMAIAERLLNARFGDEIVNHRTYVFAGDGCLMEGVSHEAISLAGHLKLNKLILLFDDNQISIDGQTSIAVSDDQQRRFDAVGWHTQAVDGHDPEAIAEAIDNAQKEDRPSMIACKTVIGYGAPNKQGSEVTHGAPLGNEEIAATREHLNWQYDPFVIPEAVSNAWSRAGARCQQEFQSWSMRLDELDEKTRDQFECRMAGDLPEQWTEAIIDFKKEAAAKQDRLATRQASKLTLDALSPVIPELIGGSADLTGSNLTKANDMKPISPHDFSGNYIYYGVREHGMAAAMNGMALHGGVIPYGGTFLIFTDYCRPSIRLSGLMGQRVIYVMTHDSIGLGEDGPTHQPVEHLAALRAIPNVRVFRPADATETAECWELALKCAAGPSIIALTRQGVASVRNRFSSDNLASKGAYILREPDGDRQATIIATGSEVEIACAARKKLQNDGIATAVVSAPCLELFDQQDEKYKEAILGVGHPKVAVEAAVGFGWERYVGSDGIFVGMTSFGASGPAEDLYTHFGITPEAIVGAVKSRI; this is encoded by the coding sequence ATGACAGATAACTTAGCTATTAATGAAGCTGAACCAAGCCACACGGAAATGGCAAATGCTATCCGAGTGCTATCGATGGACGCCGTTCAGGCAGCGAATTCCGGGCACCCCGGAGCGCCAATGGGAATGGCTGATATCGCTACCGTATTGTTCACTCGCTTTTTAAAGTTCGACCCTAGCAATCCGGACTGGGCTGATCGAGATCGTTTCGTTCTTTCGAATGGCCATGCGTCAATGCTGCTTTACAGCTTACTGCATTTAACAGGCTACGAGGACATGGGCGTTGATCAATTACGCACGTTTCGTCAACTCGGTAGTCGCACAGCTGGCCATCCTGAGTTTGGCCATGCGGCAGGTGTGGAAACCACGACCGGGCCACTAGGACAAGGCATCGCAAATGCAGTCGGAATGGCAATTGCCGAACGACTTTTAAATGCGCGCTTTGGTGATGAAATTGTCAACCATCGCACATATGTATTCGCCGGAGACGGTTGCCTCATGGAAGGCGTGAGCCACGAGGCTATATCACTTGCTGGACATCTCAAGTTAAACAAATTGATTTTACTTTTTGATGACAACCAAATTTCTATAGATGGCCAGACCTCAATCGCCGTAAGCGATGATCAACAAAGGCGGTTTGATGCTGTTGGATGGCACACACAAGCTGTTGACGGCCACGACCCAGAAGCGATCGCAGAAGCAATCGATAATGCCCAAAAAGAGGATCGACCATCGATGATAGCGTGTAAAACAGTAATAGGGTACGGGGCGCCCAATAAACAAGGAAGCGAAGTCACACATGGTGCGCCGTTGGGTAATGAAGAGATTGCGGCAACGCGAGAGCACCTAAACTGGCAATATGACCCTTTTGTTATTCCTGAGGCAGTTTCGAACGCATGGAGTCGTGCCGGCGCGAGATGCCAACAAGAATTCCAATCATGGAGCATGCGCCTAGATGAGCTAGACGAGAAAACAAGAGATCAATTTGAATGTCGAATGGCTGGAGACTTGCCCGAGCAATGGACTGAAGCAATAATAGATTTCAAAAAAGAAGCAGCAGCCAAGCAAGACCGGCTGGCGACCCGGCAGGCGTCTAAGCTTACACTTGATGCACTCAGCCCAGTGATTCCCGAATTAATAGGTGGTTCAGCTGATTTAACTGGGTCCAACCTCACTAAGGCCAATGATATGAAGCCCATCAGCCCTCATGATTTCTCGGGCAACTACATTTATTACGGAGTACGGGAACATGGCATGGCGGCAGCAATGAACGGCATGGCACTTCATGGAGGCGTTATTCCTTATGGAGGTACTTTTCTGATATTCACTGATTATTGCCGTCCTTCAATTCGCCTCTCAGGGCTCATGGGGCAAAGAGTCATTTACGTAATGACACACGATTCTATTGGACTGGGCGAAGATGGCCCTACTCATCAACCAGTAGAACATTTGGCTGCGTTGCGAGCTATTCCAAACGTAAGAGTATTCCGACCAGCTGACGCAACTGAAACGGCTGAATGTTGGGAGCTAGCATTAAAGTGTGCAGCAGGCCCGTCTATAATCGCATTAACCCGACAGGGTGTTGCGTCGGTCCGCAATCGATTCTCCTCAGATAATTTAGCCAGCAAGGGTGCGTATATTCTTAGAGAACCAGATGGTGATCGTCAGGCTACAATAATAGCTACTGGATCAGAAGTTGAGATTGCGTGTGCAGCTCGAAAAAAATTACAAAACGATGGGATTGCAACGGCTGTAGTTTCCGCACCCTGCCTTGAATTATTTGACCAACAGGATGAAAAATATAAAGAGGCGATACTCGGGGTGGGGCACCCCAAAGTCGCCGTTGAAGCGGCGGTGGGATTCGGCTGGGAACGCTATGTAGGCTCAGATGGTATATTCGTTGGAATGACGTCATTTGGGGCCTCAGGGCCAGCCGAAGACCTATACACCCATTTTGGCATTACACCCGAGGCAATTGTTGGTGCAGTGAAAAGTCGCATTTAA
- the gap gene encoding type I glyceraldehyde-3-phosphate dehydrogenase yields MVVKVAINGFGRIGRLVLRAAYEADRNDIEFVGINDLGSVKANAHLLKYDTVHGIFPGDITTGDDWIDLGKGKIKVTAERDPKKLPWGELGVDVALECTGIFVSKEDASMHIEAGAKKVLISAPASGVDLTLVYGVNNDQLSAEHSVISNASCTTNCLAPVAYVLNNAIGIEQGYMTTIHSFTGDQRTVDTLHSDLRRARSASEAMIPTSTGAAKAVGLVLPELDGKLDGTAIRVPTPNVSLIDFKFNASRTTTVEEINDAIVKEANGKLKGVLATNEAPLVSVDFNHNPASSVFDLTQTQVIEGSLVRVLSWYDNEWGFSNRMSDTAVALGSLD; encoded by the coding sequence ATGGTAGTGAAAGTAGCAATAAATGGATTTGGCCGCATTGGCCGTCTGGTTTTGCGTGCTGCTTATGAAGCGGATCGCAATGATATAGAATTTGTAGGAATAAATGATCTGGGTTCGGTCAAAGCCAACGCTCATTTGCTCAAATATGACACGGTGCACGGTATCTTCCCCGGAGACATTACTACAGGAGATGATTGGATTGATTTAGGTAAAGGCAAGATCAAGGTCACAGCTGAACGTGACCCTAAAAAACTGCCTTGGGGAGAATTGGGTGTTGATGTAGCCCTTGAATGTACCGGTATTTTTGTCAGCAAAGAAGATGCATCAATGCACATAGAAGCTGGTGCCAAAAAAGTCCTCATATCCGCACCAGCGAGCGGCGTTGATCTGACGTTGGTGTATGGAGTAAATAATGATCAGCTTTCTGCTGAACATAGCGTGATTTCAAATGCTTCATGTACTACTAACTGCCTAGCACCTGTTGCCTACGTTCTGAATAATGCAATTGGCATTGAACAGGGTTATATGACAACTATTCATTCGTTTACCGGGGATCAGCGGACTGTTGACACACTACACAGTGACCTCCGCCGGGCACGTTCCGCCTCAGAGGCCATGATCCCAACTTCAACGGGTGCAGCAAAAGCCGTCGGATTGGTGTTGCCCGAACTGGACGGGAAACTTGATGGAACGGCCATACGTGTCCCAACTCCGAACGTTTCACTAATTGATTTCAAATTCAACGCAAGCCGCACTACAACTGTTGAAGAAATTAACGATGCCATTGTAAAAGAAGCAAATGGCAAGCTTAAAGGCGTTCTGGCAACTAACGAAGCGCCTCTAGTCTCGGTTGATTTCAACCATAATCCCGCAAGTTCAGTGTTTGATTTAACACAAACCCAAGTTATTGAGGGATCTTTGGTCAGAGTTTTATCGTGGTATGATAACGAGTGGGGTTTCTCAAACCGTATGTCTGATACAGCAGTTGCACTGGGGTCATTAGACTGA
- a CDS encoding class I fructose-bisphosphate aldolase, with protein MKVTQRVKKILANYESDCAGTKANLARILMHGRLGGTGKLLILPVDQGFEHGPARSFEKNPPAYDPHYHFQLAVDAGLSAYAAPLGMIEAGADSFAGAIPTILKLNSSNSHATSKDQAVYGSVNDALRLGCSAIGFTIYPGSDDQFELMEEFRELAEEAKAVGLACVLWSYPRGGDLTREGETAIDVCAYAAHLAAELGAHVIKVKPPTGVLFQAEAKKVYEDNGVDISTLALRIAHVIKATFNGRRIVVFSGGEAKDLDGVLKEIREVRDGGGSGSIIGRNTFQRPRGEALEMLSTIIKIYQGKA; from the coding sequence ATGAAAGTTACTCAACGTGTCAAAAAAATACTGGCCAATTATGAAAGCGATTGCGCCGGAACGAAAGCCAACCTAGCGCGTATTCTCATGCATGGACGTCTTGGAGGAACCGGCAAATTACTCATTTTGCCCGTCGATCAGGGGTTTGAGCATGGCCCTGCTCGAAGCTTTGAAAAGAATCCGCCGGCATACGACCCTCATTATCATTTTCAATTGGCCGTAGATGCCGGGCTTTCGGCATATGCCGCGCCACTCGGAATGATAGAAGCAGGAGCTGACAGCTTTGCTGGTGCAATTCCAACTATTTTGAAACTCAATAGCTCAAACAGTCACGCCACGTCTAAGGACCAAGCCGTTTATGGCAGTGTAAATGATGCCTTAAGACTTGGCTGTTCCGCTATCGGTTTTACTATTTATCCAGGTTCAGATGACCAATTCGAATTAATGGAAGAATTTCGGGAGCTTGCAGAGGAGGCTAAGGCGGTTGGCCTTGCTTGTGTATTGTGGTCGTATCCGCGAGGTGGAGATCTTACGCGCGAGGGAGAAACAGCCATAGATGTTTGTGCGTACGCTGCACATCTAGCTGCCGAATTGGGCGCACACGTGATAAAAGTGAAACCACCTACTGGTGTGCTTTTTCAAGCAGAAGCTAAGAAAGTATACGAAGACAACGGAGTGGACATCTCAACGTTGGCTTTGCGCATAGCGCATGTAATTAAAGCGACTTTCAATGGCCGGAGGATAGTAGTCTTTTCAGGAGGTGAGGCTAAAGATTTGGATGGCGTTCTCAAAGAAATACGCGAGGTGCGAGATGGAGGTGGTTCAGGCTCAATAATAGGGCGCAATACATTCCAACGCCCGAGAGGAGAGGCTTTGGAAATGCTGAGCACCATAATTAAAATTTATCAAGGGAAAGCCTAA